A window of the Isosphaera pallida ATCC 43644 genome harbors these coding sequences:
- a CDS encoding PAS domain-containing hybrid sensor histidine kinase/response regulator, which translates to MSFLSSPTASSLTPKAGSECSSRRLFMAVVLIVGLETAACVWGWSRFGDGMLLSSNAPLWGLIAVLRVAVWFGAITLLRSSRWLGSLGSGDSSHTSSWESEGSSQGWIDGHESRIASLEARLPRCLERAGFGVLKRTGSGRIVAVNARFLELSQRRQRDLIAESPRLDVLTRPPVSCLLPTYDTPAVQGTDFDLAALEDSIRRLGVAPPLEVELIRGDARGQTLSAVPTLLFLSPVGDPRDPLARYEIFVEVSDLRERIDALSLVERRHRALAELVPTPIWRADAQGVLLDWNAAAEALFRSCDNSPHSSATPSHLNSPKTQSKGDLDLGDSNDHNLEQPRRLRLTDILEQECARDLDRDWFLVETDTSLSNTESPTPPPRRLDVFSSRIVRLREPSGLSSDAVLLKARPRRGPDGAIVEWIGALVPLENMTVEENKQSLQTPISANQKSNPVFDPASATQNPPPDPSVAFHGNATHVQRPNPSQWFAESTIEVNWRDRVATLEMALKVQRCRIRQLEAMIEAAPVGLFLINSQGRVTTANRMARYLMDWDSSESELDLVDQKIAFEDQALRLEWRQSLEERTRFDRELRITRASDAEPIWIRLQTVPIPDADRRREMVGLVEEITHHVLQEQRMRQALEAADAANRAKSEFLAHMSHEIRNPLSVVLGHADMLADDSNSREQRQALIELIRRDGAYLNQIIDDILDLTRMERGELRLNPQPTLPDQLLEQVVESNQALASAKHIALVKETDSSGKPLPLCLLEPVRMRQILVNLIGNAIKFTSSGTIWVRLWSQDHLPPVPPCSLLDPPSNPETPLTLSTDHLWGHGLLTRIDPEARRVAVSRREPGFLGGSTVNRATGWLTFEVEDTGIGIGIEELGNLFQAFRQGDGSINRRFGGTGLGLYICRELVERLGGRIDVRSVKGQGCRFSVHLPMIPATADPTEGTPADSSRTRARNNGERLRRSSKTALGAGSSKPLEGEVLVVEDNLDVQRVIRFYLKRLGLTVESADNGQDAVQRVLSHPKGPDGFDLIFTDVQMPVMDGFELVRRLRQAGRTKPIVALTARAMEDDRIRCLNSGCDDHLSKPIDFNQLAGLVRSQLQTQTQVQPTDEKDVSHS; encoded by the coding sequence ATGTCGTTTCTTTCCTCACCCACCGCCTCGTCGTTGACTCCTAAGGCTGGTTCGGAATGTTCCTCCCGGCGTCTGTTCATGGCGGTTGTCTTGATTGTCGGTTTGGAAACGGCCGCTTGCGTGTGGGGGTGGTCCCGCTTCGGCGATGGAATGTTGCTCTCAAGCAACGCTCCGCTTTGGGGTTTGATCGCGGTTTTGAGAGTGGCTGTCTGGTTCGGGGCGATCACCCTTTTGAGGTCGTCGAGGTGGCTTGGCAGCTTGGGGTCCGGTGATTCCTCACATACGTCCAGCTGGGAGTCGGAAGGATCGTCGCAGGGTTGGATTGATGGCCACGAGTCGAGGATCGCGTCGTTGGAAGCGAGATTGCCCCGGTGTTTGGAGCGGGCTGGGTTCGGGGTCCTCAAGCGAACCGGATCGGGGCGGATCGTGGCGGTCAACGCTCGGTTTTTAGAGTTATCCCAGCGACGACAACGTGATCTGATCGCGGAATCGCCCCGGTTGGATGTCTTGACGCGCCCCCCGGTCTCCTGCCTGCTTCCAACTTACGACACCCCGGCCGTTCAGGGAACCGACTTCGACTTGGCCGCGTTGGAGGATTCGATCCGACGTTTGGGGGTTGCTCCGCCTCTGGAGGTTGAGTTGATCCGCGGCGACGCGCGGGGGCAGACCCTCTCCGCCGTGCCCACGCTGCTCTTCCTCTCCCCAGTGGGCGACCCTCGCGACCCCTTGGCCCGTTACGAGATCTTTGTTGAGGTCAGCGACCTGCGGGAGCGAATCGACGCCCTCTCGCTCGTCGAACGACGTCATCGCGCGTTGGCCGAATTAGTCCCAACCCCAATCTGGCGCGCCGACGCTCAGGGAGTCCTACTCGACTGGAACGCCGCCGCCGAAGCACTCTTTCGCTCCTGCGACAACTCCCCCCACTCGTCGGCCACTCCCTCCCACCTGAACTCACCCAAAACGCAGTCCAAGGGCGACCTCGATCTGGGCGATTCAAACGATCACAACCTCGAACAGCCGCGACGCTTGCGGCTCACTGACATTCTGGAACAGGAATGCGCCCGTGATCTTGATCGCGACTGGTTCCTCGTCGAAACCGACACCTCCTTGTCAAACACGGAGTCGCCAACTCCTCCCCCTCGCCGACTCGACGTCTTCTCGTCTCGCATCGTGCGACTCAGGGAACCCTCCGGCTTGTCATCCGACGCGGTCCTGCTCAAAGCCCGTCCTCGTCGCGGACCGGACGGCGCGATTGTCGAATGGATCGGCGCGTTGGTGCCTCTCGAAAACATGACTGTCGAGGAGAACAAACAATCACTCCAAACGCCGATTTCTGCGAATCAAAAGTCCAACCCGGTTTTCGATCCCGCCAGCGCCACCCAAAATCCTCCGCCTGATCCCTCCGTCGCCTTTCATGGAAACGCCACCCACGTCCAAAGACCCAACCCAAGCCAATGGTTCGCCGAGTCCACGATCGAGGTGAATTGGCGCGACCGGGTGGCGACCCTTGAAATGGCCCTCAAGGTCCAAAGATGTCGAATTCGTCAATTGGAAGCCATGATTGAGGCCGCCCCCGTCGGCCTCTTCCTGATCAATAGCCAAGGACGGGTCACCACCGCCAATCGGATGGCGCGCTACTTGATGGATTGGGATTCAAGCGAATCGGAACTCGATTTGGTGGACCAAAAAATCGCATTCGAGGACCAAGCGCTTCGCTTGGAGTGGCGGCAATCCTTGGAGGAACGAACGCGTTTCGATCGGGAATTGCGGATCACGCGGGCCAGCGATGCGGAACCGATTTGGATTCGTCTGCAAACCGTGCCGATTCCCGATGCTGACCGACGGCGCGAGATGGTGGGTCTTGTGGAGGAGATCACCCACCACGTCCTGCAAGAACAGCGAATGCGACAAGCTTTGGAGGCCGCCGACGCAGCCAACCGCGCCAAAAGTGAGTTCCTGGCCCACATGAGCCACGAGATCCGCAACCCGCTTTCGGTCGTACTGGGGCACGCCGACATGTTGGCCGACGACTCCAACAGCCGTGAGCAACGCCAAGCCCTGATTGAACTCATCCGACGGGACGGAGCTTACCTCAATCAAATCATCGACGACATTCTTGATCTGACCCGCATGGAGCGTGGGGAACTCCGGTTGAATCCCCAACCGACGCTTCCCGATCAACTGCTCGAGCAAGTGGTTGAATCAAATCAAGCTCTGGCCTCGGCCAAACACATCGCCTTGGTCAAGGAGACCGATTCCTCCGGCAAGCCTTTGCCTCTGTGTCTGCTTGAACCAGTCCGGATGCGACAAATCCTCGTCAACCTGATTGGCAACGCGATCAAGTTCACATCGAGTGGGACGATTTGGGTTCGATTGTGGAGTCAGGATCACCTTCCGCCGGTCCCGCCGTGTTCCCTGTTGGATCCTCCCTCCAATCCCGAGACTCCGCTGACCCTCTCAACCGATCATCTGTGGGGTCATGGTTTGTTGACGCGGATCGACCCCGAAGCGCGACGGGTTGCGGTCTCCCGTCGAGAACCGGGGTTCCTCGGCGGTTCCACCGTGAACCGTGCCACGGGATGGTTGACGTTCGAGGTGGAAGACACCGGTATCGGCATTGGCATCGAGGAACTCGGCAACCTGTTCCAAGCATTCCGACAGGGTGATGGTTCAATCAATCGACGGTTCGGCGGGACCGGACTGGGTTTGTATATTTGCCGCGAACTGGTCGAACGCCTGGGTGGCCGCATCGACGTGCGTTCGGTCAAAGGGCAGGGTTGTCGGTTCTCGGTTCATCTGCCTATGATTCCCGCCACGGCGGACCCGACTGAGGGAACCCCCGCTGATTCATCCCGGACGCGCGCTCGAAACAATGGAGAACGGTTGCGCAGATCCTCCAAGACCGCGTTGGGAGCGGGTTCCTCCAAGCCCCTGGAGGGTGAGGTGTTGGTCGTCGAGGACAACCTCGACGTACAGCGGGTCATCCGGTTTTATCTCAAACGATTGGGGCTCACCGTCGAAAGTGCCGACAATGGGCAAGACGCCGTTCAACGCGTTTTGAGCCACCCCAAAGGACCCGACGGATTCGACCTCATCTTCACCGACGTGCAGATGCCGGTGATGGACGGATTCGAGCTGGTTCGGCGTCTTCGCCAGGCTGGACGCACCAAACCGATCGTGGCATTGACCGCCCGAGCCATGGAAGACGACCGAATCCGTTGCCTCAACTCGGGTTGTGACGACCATCTCAGCAAACCAATCGACTTCAACCAACTGGCCGGGCTGGTTCGCTCGCAACTTCAAACCCAGACGCAGGTGCAACCGACCGACGAGAAAGACGTCTCCCACTCGTAA
- the fabF gene encoding beta-ketoacyl-ACP synthase II, translating into MNRVVVTGVGVVSPNGLGREAFGEAILAGRSGVGRIESFETANLPIKIAGEVKNFDPTPYLGAHRKNIKVMSRAAGFAVAAAHMAVQDAGLETDKLDPERFGVCMGTGITPINLAELAEPIAQGMTEDQTFDVTRFAAAQTESMFPLWLLKHLPNMPAAHISILHHAMGPNNTIVTACAAGTQAIGEAFRLIARGDADVMLAGGCDSRLDPLMLVAYHAMKAVSQSQRAPEEVSRPFDGERDGFVLGEGAAVLVLEDYETARKRGATIYAEIKGYGASFDAYGITRPDPQARGAVISMRSALREAKLDPADVDYINAHGTSTRLNDVMETIAVKKVFGHRAHKIPMSSQKSMVGHLIGASGALEAAATALTLQRGAIPPTINHSTPDPECDLDYVPNTAREIPVKVAISNSFGFGGQNASLVMTRCS; encoded by the coding sequence ATGAACCGAGTCGTCGTCACGGGGGTGGGCGTGGTTTCACCCAACGGACTGGGCCGCGAAGCCTTCGGCGAGGCGATCCTAGCGGGTCGCTCCGGGGTGGGTCGGATCGAGTCGTTTGAGACGGCGAACCTGCCCATCAAGATCGCTGGCGAGGTCAAAAACTTCGATCCCACCCCATATTTGGGAGCGCATCGCAAGAACATCAAGGTGATGAGTCGCGCGGCCGGGTTTGCCGTGGCCGCAGCCCACATGGCGGTTCAGGATGCCGGTCTGGAAACCGACAAGCTCGACCCCGAGCGGTTTGGCGTTTGCATGGGAACTGGGATCACCCCGATCAACCTGGCCGAACTGGCCGAGCCGATCGCCCAGGGGATGACCGAGGATCAGACCTTCGACGTGACCCGGTTCGCCGCTGCTCAGACCGAGTCGATGTTTCCGCTCTGGCTGCTCAAGCATCTGCCCAACATGCCGGCCGCCCACATTTCGATTTTGCATCACGCAATGGGCCCCAACAACACGATCGTCACCGCCTGCGCTGCGGGCACCCAAGCCATCGGCGAAGCATTTCGGCTGATCGCGCGGGGCGACGCCGATGTCATGCTCGCCGGAGGCTGCGACAGCCGTCTGGACCCGCTCATGCTGGTCGCTTATCACGCCATGAAGGCGGTCAGTCAGTCCCAACGCGCTCCCGAAGAGGTCTCGCGTCCCTTTGACGGTGAACGCGATGGCTTCGTCCTGGGCGAAGGCGCGGCGGTCCTGGTCTTGGAGGATTACGAGACCGCGCGCAAACGAGGGGCCACCATCTACGCCGAAATCAAGGGTTACGGCGCGTCGTTTGACGCCTACGGCATCACCCGACCCGATCCACAAGCCCGCGGCGCGGTGATCTCCATGCGCTCGGCGCTACGCGAGGCCAAACTCGATCCCGCTGACGTGGACTATATCAACGCCCACGGTACCTCCACCCGGCTCAACGACGTGATGGAGACGATCGCCGTGAAGAAAGTGTTCGGCCATCGCGCTCACAAAATCCCCATGTCGTCGCAGAAGTCGATGGTCGGCCACCTCATCGGAGCCTCCGGCGCGTTGGAAGCCGCTGCCACCGCGTTGACGCTGCAACGTGGAGCGATCCCTCCGACCATCAACCACTCCACCCCCGACCCCGAGTGCGACCTCGATTACGTGCCCAATACGGCGCGGGAAATTCCGGTCAAGGTGGCAATCTCCAACAGCTTTGGCTTCGGCGGCCAAAACGCCTCGCTCGTCATGACCCGCTGTTCGTGA
- a CDS encoding tagatose 1,6-diphosphate aldolase, translated as MTASSQSLTATVLLSKGLTPGKLRGLQRISNPNGTLTMIALDQNSSMINLAAAALKASGQDREPTYQEIVEAKLDMMRQMASAASGVLIDAYYGAWSAIASYAIPPDKGLLVRVEKSGGAKNKLNAPLASYEPGWSVEKTKLLGADAVKLLAPFEPTEPDSAEHQFAFISEIAALCRRYDILFLLEPVAFPIGSEKKTDPSFLERKARTTIESARILSGLCDVYKAEFPGTLGYESDSQLIDNLHALDAACVTPWVLLSAGVDYPDYLKQVKMAMECGASGVLGGRAFWKEYFQQPTSEARSKFAAETARARVAEVDGVVRSQAKPWFERYGLTMEELTTIRAAEGWHFKYAPHATAAGGVGSGTAVRAGEVY; from the coding sequence ATGACCGCTTCGTCGCAATCATTGACCGCCACCGTGTTGTTGAGCAAAGGGTTGACTCCCGGCAAACTCCGCGGTCTTCAGAGGATCAGCAACCCTAACGGCACGCTGACCATGATCGCGCTCGATCAGAACTCCTCGATGATCAACCTGGCGGCCGCCGCCCTCAAGGCGTCGGGTCAAGACCGCGAGCCCACCTACCAGGAAATCGTCGAAGCCAAGCTGGACATGATGCGTCAAATGGCCTCCGCCGCCTCCGGCGTGCTGATCGACGCCTATTATGGTGCGTGGAGCGCCATCGCCTCTTACGCGATTCCGCCCGACAAGGGACTCTTGGTACGGGTCGAGAAGTCGGGGGGTGCCAAGAACAAGCTCAACGCCCCCTTGGCCTCCTACGAGCCGGGCTGGTCGGTCGAGAAGACGAAGCTTCTGGGGGCCGACGCCGTCAAGCTTCTGGCTCCCTTCGAGCCAACTGAACCGGACTCGGCCGAACATCAATTTGCCTTCATCAGTGAAATCGCCGCGCTGTGCCGCCGCTACGACATCCTTTTCCTGTTGGAGCCGGTCGCCTTCCCGATCGGCTCGGAGAAGAAGACTGACCCCTCGTTCCTGGAACGCAAAGCCCGGACCACCATCGAATCGGCCCGCATCCTCTCGGGACTTTGCGACGTGTACAAGGCCGAGTTCCCCGGCACCTTGGGTTACGAGTCCGACTCGCAATTGATCGACAACCTCCACGCCCTCGACGCCGCCTGCGTCACCCCCTGGGTGCTGCTCTCGGCCGGTGTGGATTATCCCGACTATCTCAAGCAGGTCAAAATGGCGATGGAATGCGGCGCCTCGGGGGTGCTAGGTGGTCGGGCGTTCTGGAAGGAATATTTCCAGCAGCCCACCTCGGAAGCCCGCTCGAAGTTCGCTGCCGAAACCGCCCGCGCCCGCGTGGCCGAAGTCGATGGCGTGGTTCGCTCCCAAGCCAAGCCCTGGTTCGAGAGGTACGGTCTGACGATGGAGGAACTGACCACCATCCGCGCGGCCGAAGGTTGGCACTTCAAGTATGCTCCTCACGCAACCGCGGCGGGAGGCGTTGGTTCCGGCACCGCCGTCCGCGCCGGTGAAGTTTACTGA
- a CDS encoding tetratricopeptide repeat protein, translating to MGKSERRLKLEASLAENPGDTFLRYGLAMQCLQEGDLAEGRQRLRDLIADHPEDSIAAYQQLAQSLLDHGEIEEARAILEVGIVKARLKGDAHAASEMEGLLIQC from the coding sequence ATGGGCAAATCCGAACGCCGTCTCAAGTTGGAGGCCAGTTTGGCCGAAAATCCCGGCGACACCTTCCTACGTTATGGACTGGCAATGCAATGTCTCCAGGAAGGTGATTTGGCCGAGGGTCGTCAGCGCCTCCGAGACCTAATTGCCGACCATCCCGAGGATTCGATCGCCGCCTACCAACAACTCGCCCAGTCTCTCCTGGATCATGGTGAAATTGAAGAGGCGCGGGCCATTCTCGAGGTCGGCATCGTCAAGGCTCGGCTCAAGGGGGATGCTCACGCCGCCTCCGAAATGGAAGGACTGCTGATTCAGTGTTGA
- a CDS encoding FG-GAP repeat domain-containing protein, whose amino-acid sequence MTQQPPAAEATPPRLADYYGFLPPEIYKTDRRVESLRVADFDGDGVGDVAFANNDRGRIDFLLSSSDPVAPIKEPKAEPNLIASDKRMRLVSVPSSKVVQSLVCADFNGDGKPDIAYYGLPSGVVILLNQGGGKFTEGRRLEAEETVRSSSALKTADLNGDGKADLALLRDKETVVWIQGTEGRFDEPRRFPHTAPNPSILKLNDVNGDGNIDLIISGQDRDFPLRIRMATGPEHGLFGPEQRFRLDRIRALEFANLDGNPGDELLMIESQSGRLQVMALREGELDAADSYGRLMFYPMPEGSSRNRDMAVADLDGDGLNDVVVSDPANTQLVVHLGTSDGPGPARFYPSLLETQRVVAADLDGDGRAEVYVLSTKERQVGHAEFTEGRLSFPSPIALEGEPLAIAAGPLGPEGQPALIALERDPKANGGKAGVVLRGFRMSRDAKGSLKEEPLALSEDAPTLALEKAETINRLKPVDLDGDGVLDLLALRDGSTSTEPLHLFGSKEGRYRLRTFANSPLLGVDSAQVISANLDEEREQEPERERRDALLVARGSVVRHVALEGETWLTRDQFNTDRSTAQVLGVAVLDANGDGQVELVAWDRVSKKLLVLARRDGVFRPVGSIDVGPLEFLFLQAVDLNGDQRPDLLIAGADKFAVVINGQTGLTFQNVAGYESNREEARFADLIVGDANDDGLPDVVVSDTSAHFLEIVAFVPKRLQLLRGLAFKVFEQKSFRNTDDLLEPRQVALGDVDGDHRADLIVLVHDRILIYRQDSGQPQSKPIAGRE is encoded by the coding sequence GTGACTCAACAACCCCCCGCTGCCGAGGCGACTCCCCCGCGTCTGGCCGATTATTACGGCTTCCTGCCGCCGGAGATTTACAAAACCGATCGTCGGGTGGAATCCCTCCGAGTGGCCGATTTCGACGGCGACGGCGTCGGCGACGTGGCCTTCGCTAACAACGACCGCGGACGCATCGACTTCCTTCTCTCCAGCTCCGACCCCGTCGCACCGATCAAGGAACCCAAAGCCGAACCCAATCTCATCGCGTCCGACAAGCGGATGAGGCTGGTCTCAGTGCCCTCCTCAAAAGTCGTTCAATCCCTGGTTTGTGCTGACTTCAACGGCGACGGCAAGCCGGACATCGCCTACTACGGACTACCCAGCGGCGTGGTCATCTTGCTCAATCAAGGCGGAGGCAAATTCACCGAGGGACGACGCCTCGAAGCCGAAGAAACGGTCCGTTCCAGCTCCGCGCTCAAAACGGCCGACCTCAACGGCGATGGCAAAGCCGATCTGGCATTGCTGCGCGACAAGGAAACCGTCGTCTGGATTCAGGGCACCGAAGGACGATTCGACGAACCGCGGCGGTTTCCCCACACCGCGCCTAATCCAAGCATTCTCAAATTGAATGACGTCAACGGCGACGGCAACATCGATCTCATCATTTCCGGCCAAGATCGCGACTTCCCGTTGCGAATCCGAATGGCAACCGGACCCGAACACGGTCTCTTCGGCCCCGAGCAACGCTTCCGACTCGACCGCATCCGCGCATTGGAGTTCGCCAATCTCGACGGCAATCCGGGCGATGAATTGCTCATGATCGAATCGCAATCGGGACGTCTGCAAGTCATGGCCTTACGCGAGGGCGAACTCGACGCCGCCGACTCCTACGGACGGCTGATGTTCTATCCGATGCCCGAAGGCTCCAGCCGCAATCGCGATATGGCGGTAGCCGACCTCGACGGTGACGGTTTGAACGACGTGGTGGTCTCCGACCCAGCCAATACCCAACTCGTGGTCCATCTGGGCACCAGCGACGGACCCGGCCCAGCGCGGTTCTATCCCAGCCTGCTGGAAACCCAGCGCGTCGTCGCGGCCGACTTGGACGGCGACGGTCGGGCCGAAGTGTACGTCCTCTCGACCAAGGAGCGTCAGGTCGGTCACGCCGAGTTTACCGAGGGACGGCTGAGCTTCCCCAGCCCAATCGCATTGGAAGGCGAACCGTTAGCGATCGCCGCGGGTCCGCTCGGTCCCGAAGGCCAACCCGCCCTGATCGCCCTCGAACGCGACCCTAAGGCCAACGGCGGCAAGGCAGGCGTGGTGTTGCGAGGCTTCCGAATGTCCCGCGACGCCAAAGGGTCCCTCAAAGAGGAACCCCTGGCGCTCAGCGAAGATGCCCCAACCCTCGCGTTGGAAAAGGCCGAGACCATCAACCGTCTCAAACCAGTCGATCTGGACGGCGACGGCGTGTTGGACCTCCTCGCGCTGCGAGACGGTTCCACGTCGACCGAACCTTTGCATCTGTTCGGTTCTAAGGAGGGACGTTATCGACTTCGAACATTTGCAAACTCACCGCTGCTGGGGGTCGATTCGGCTCAAGTAATCTCCGCCAACCTCGATGAGGAACGGGAGCAGGAACCAGAACGGGAACGCCGCGACGCCTTGCTGGTGGCGCGGGGCTCGGTCGTTCGTCATGTGGCCCTCGAAGGCGAAACCTGGTTGACCCGCGACCAATTCAACACCGACCGCAGTACGGCCCAGGTCTTGGGCGTCGCCGTGCTGGACGCCAATGGCGACGGTCAGGTGGAATTAGTCGCTTGGGATCGGGTCTCCAAAAAGTTGTTGGTGCTGGCGCGTCGCGACGGGGTGTTTCGTCCGGTGGGGTCGATCGATGTGGGTCCCCTGGAGTTCCTGTTCTTGCAAGCCGTTGACCTCAACGGCGACCAAAGGCCTGACCTACTGATCGCCGGAGCCGACAAGTTCGCCGTCGTGATCAACGGCCAAACTGGCCTGACCTTCCAGAATGTCGCGGGCTACGAGTCCAACCGCGAGGAGGCCCGGTTCGCCGACCTCATCGTGGGCGACGCCAACGACGACGGCCTGCCCGACGTGGTTGTATCCGACACGTCGGCGCATTTTTTGGAAATCGTCGCCTTCGTACCCAAACGACTCCAACTCCTTCGCGGTCTTGCCTTCAAGGTCTTTGAACAAAAGTCGTTCCGCAACACCGACGACCTGCTCGAACCCCGCCAGGTCGCGCTGGGCGATGTTGACGGCGACCATCGCGCCGATCTCATTGTATTGGTGCATGATCGTATCTTGATTTACCGTCAGGACTCTGGCCAACCCCAATCCAAACCGATCGCCGGGCGCGAGTGA
- a CDS encoding CDP-alcohol phosphatidyltransferase family protein, with product MDLLPAPSPLASTTLAPTLVPEPAESKESRTQPKSSPEPGLTSPANLLTLSRLILGIGVVAAISFEEFAVALGLFFLASLTDAFDGMVARARGETSKLGRQLDPLVDKLLVAAVLIFLLPRGDSGFGPVAVSLIILRELMIQAVRSAIEAKGGEFGAKPSGKLKTILQTAAIHASLLSLALASPSAPEDIPAWLIRGRDLLITAAVAMTVLSGAAYLRLAWKLG from the coding sequence ATGGATTTGTTGCCCGCGCCCTCTCCCCTCGCTTCCACGACCCTGGCCCCCACCCTCGTACCCGAACCGGCCGAGTCGAAGGAGTCGCGGACCCAACCCAAGTCTTCCCCCGAACCCGGTTTGACTAGCCCCGCGAATCTCTTGACCCTCAGTCGTCTGATTCTGGGGATCGGCGTGGTGGCGGCCATCTCCTTCGAAGAGTTCGCAGTCGCGCTTGGCCTCTTTTTCCTGGCCAGCCTCACTGATGCCTTCGACGGTATGGTGGCCCGAGCGCGAGGAGAAACCTCTAAGCTAGGCCGCCAACTCGATCCCCTGGTCGATAAGCTGCTGGTGGCCGCTGTCTTGATCTTTCTGCTGCCCCGGGGCGATTCCGGCTTTGGTCCCGTCGCGGTCTCCCTGATCATCCTCCGCGAACTCATGATTCAAGCAGTCCGAAGCGCGATCGAAGCGAAAGGGGGCGAGTTCGGAGCCAAACCCTCCGGCAAACTCAAGACGATCCTCCAAACGGCCGCGATTCACGCCTCGTTGCTCAGTTTGGCTTTGGCTTCACCCTCCGCTCCCGAGGACATCCCAGCCTGGTTGATCCGCGGCCGCGACCTGCTCATCACCGCAGCCGTGGCGATGACCGTCCTCAGCGGTGCCGCTTACCTCCGCCTGGCCTGGAAACTCGGGTGA
- the rimO gene encoding 30S ribosomal protein S12 methylthiotransferase RimO, with translation MKSDALNPIKGTFSFVTLGCAKNLVDSERMLGLLSQDGYALVPEGEPCDLVIVNTCGFIEPARKESMAVIHELLDRKRAGTVKGVIVAGCLAERNREELLDQVPEIDQVIGVFGREQIVQAADRVLGGLVEQRTIFNPAPIQAQIDRARLRVTPRHLAYLKVSEGCDRLCTFCAIPMMRGKHVTKPIEEVLREAEELVRDGVRELVLVAQDMTYYGMDLYGEPRLAELLQRLDQLDGLDWIRILYCYPRHFTDELYATLAGATRIVPYLDMPLQHINDRMLRAMNRRHTKQETIGIIQRLRAEIPRLVLRTTFIVGFPGETEEQFAELEEFVVQTRFERLGVFPYSYEPDTPAARLKGHLDEETKLQRRDRIMAAQQPIAFEFNESLVGQTLEVLIDAADLHPRHEGDPFGPDGQPHRWIGRTYADAPDVDGLTLVSGSGLRPGDLVECRIVAARGYDLEARPTGRPPRRRKLRPRAARGRGASLPILS, from the coding sequence ATGAAGTCTGACGCTTTGAATCCGATCAAAGGGACCTTTTCGTTCGTCACCTTGGGGTGCGCTAAGAATCTGGTCGATTCGGAGCGCATGTTGGGCTTGCTGTCCCAGGACGGCTACGCTTTGGTTCCCGAAGGCGAGCCCTGCGACTTGGTCATCGTCAACACCTGCGGCTTCATTGAACCAGCGCGAAAGGAGTCGATGGCGGTTATTCACGAGTTGCTGGACCGCAAGCGGGCTGGAACGGTCAAAGGGGTGATCGTGGCCGGTTGCTTGGCCGAACGGAACAGGGAGGAGTTGCTCGACCAGGTTCCCGAGATCGACCAGGTCATCGGCGTTTTTGGCCGGGAGCAGATCGTTCAAGCCGCTGACCGGGTGCTTGGCGGTTTGGTCGAACAGCGAACCATCTTCAACCCGGCTCCGATTCAGGCTCAGATCGACCGCGCTCGGTTGCGGGTCACGCCCCGTCACTTGGCCTATCTCAAGGTGTCCGAAGGATGCGACCGGCTTTGCACCTTTTGCGCGATTCCCATGATGCGGGGCAAGCATGTCACTAAGCCGATCGAGGAGGTTCTTCGCGAGGCCGAGGAACTCGTCCGCGACGGCGTGAGGGAACTCGTGCTGGTTGCCCAGGACATGACCTATTACGGCATGGATTTGTACGGGGAACCCCGTTTGGCCGAGCTGCTTCAGCGTCTTGACCAACTCGACGGGCTAGACTGGATTCGCATCCTCTACTGTTACCCCCGCCACTTCACCGACGAACTTTACGCGACCCTCGCAGGGGCCACGCGGATCGTGCCCTACCTCGACATGCCGTTGCAGCACATCAACGACCGGATGCTGCGGGCGATGAACCGTCGCCACACCAAGCAGGAGACGATCGGCATCATCCAACGCCTCCGCGCTGAGATTCCCCGCCTGGTGCTGCGAACCACCTTCATCGTCGGCTTCCCCGGCGAAACCGAGGAGCAGTTCGCCGAACTCGAGGAGTTCGTGGTTCAAACGCGCTTCGAGCGGTTGGGCGTGTTCCCCTACTCTTATGAGCCGGATACCCCAGCAGCGCGTCTCAAAGGACATCTCGACGAGGAGACCAAACTCCAACGCCGCGATCGGATCATGGCTGCTCAGCAACCGATCGCCTTTGAGTTCAACGAGTCCCTCGTGGGGCAAACTCTCGAGGTCTTGATCGACGCCGCTGATCTCCATCCCCGTCATGAAGGGGATCCCTTCGGACCCGACGGCCAACCCCATCGCTGGATCGGCCGCACCTACGCTGATGCCCCCGACGTGGATGGCCTCACGCTGGTGAGCGGCAGTGGACTTCGGCCCGGCGATCTGGTCGAATGTCGCATCGTCGCGGCTCGGGGTTACGACCTAGAGGCGCGGCCCACTGGGCGTCCCCCCCGCCGTCGCAAGCTCCGACCCAGAGCCGCGCGGGGACGAGGCGCGTCGTTGCCGATTCTTTCTTGA